The genomic DNA TTaccgatttttttcttttctttttttttttttttcccctattaTTAACAACGAATTCGCTTTGATTTACAGTAAATTGGTTTCGGAAGGAGTACGGGAGAACCGATTCCACGGATAGTCATGAAAGTAGCGAGTCGCCTACGGACGGTAGTTTCGTAAGACAACCGAGTCTACATTATTACGGGCATCACCGTAGTACGTCCCGAACTAGCCGCGGGTAAGTaccttgaaaataaaagttcgACGAGAGAAAGGCCCAAGATcgtgaagaaaatttttaagagaAGTCTTTTCCAAATTCCGTTCCCTCTTATCGTAGGGTCGGACAAACCTTGCAAAAGGCAAGACGCCGAATGGAAGATCAATGGAATAAAATCGGTTTTGgtaaaagcaagaagaaagaaagtttagaAGAGCCACCTGGTAGCTGTGAGTATTCAATGTTCATCtgcttttattcttccttcgaaTAAACTCTATTCCACGACAGATTTTAGTAGAAGAAATTCCATGGAACTGGGCGAGGCTTCGAGAGAGTCAGAATTTGTAGTtttgaaagaaaggagattAGTACCTCGTACGGCCATCTACGATGGAATGCTGaggttttctttccttttggaAACCTGCCAACCTGGCTCTGTACCCGATCACCATTTGATGGCAGCTATATTAGACCTTGTAGGTGATCAATTGCACGTTCTACGTAGGATATACACGTTTCTCAAATAGTCGAATgcaagaataataagaaataatcagACTTTATTATTGCTTTATTTCTGACCTCTAGCCTTACGCACCTGTAGTTGCCCGTGCCTGTTTGATATTGGAATGTGCCCACCTGGTTCATCAATGTAATAAAGGGCATTGGCCAACGTGGATGAAATTGAACTTTCCCATGTTTCGACCGTCGGTCCCCATTAATAATCGTAATGCATCGACAGCACTGAGGCGAATCCATGTATTACAGAGAACAGcgggaaaattattttatcaatggGCGGAGGTCTCTTGTTTtgtataattactttttcaatTGCATGCATTTAGCAGATTGGCACCTTAGCACATCGTCATATTAGGATATTAGCATATTAGTGGCATAAACAAATGTGTACTCTTTGACAGAGCAGAGATAACTCTTAACAGGCAATAGGTGCGAGACTGGAGGAATTATTGATCGAGGATAAGCAGAATATCGATCAGGTAATTGCCATGGTTTCCGATGAAAATAAGCAACGTGATTTAATCatcgaggacgaagaggaggattTTCTTGACGAAGCTAGCATAAATTGCTACGGATCACAGTGTCCCGTGGCATTGCGCCTGGTCGCTTGTATCCTTCTTTTGGAGGTAACGGCTTTTCTGAGGGAAACGTATCAGACGTTACCAAAATCCAATAAGCTATTAACGAAAGAACGACCGCCCCCTTGGGAGAGAATGTACAGCAGAGAAGCGAATCGAAGATGGAGCGTAGCTCTTTCATCGATGGGTCACTCACAAACGTCGGCTCAAAGTCTTCAATCGATAGCTGGCGATCGTGAAGTGACTGGTGAGTCTAACCGATCGATATCTGATTAACGCAACGAGTAACGATGATCGTTCACGACCAATGGAATGACCTTATTTCGACATTATCAGCCGAACGAAAGATCAGCTTCGTCCTTTATGAGCCCGACAACGAGTCGGAAGGAAGTAGTAAATCTACAGTGACGATCCAAGGAGAGGAAGTCCCGAACGTCGACAAGGATAAAGGGAAGCGGGCTCAGGCACCTCAGGGTAGGCCATTTTTACTGCGCCGTGGTACCGGGGGTACCACCACTGGTTCGTTTAAGAAAAGGAGCTTAAAACTACGGCGTGGAACCAAAGAGGGCAAGGACACCGAATGCGAAGCGTGTAAGAAACATTATGCGCGAATTTATCGATCacaattttttcaatctaAAGATAATGTCTGATCGAGAAGGTTGACACGATTTACGATGTTTCCGTTACGTAGATACGGTTAAACGGGCCGATTCGATacaatcgaaaagaaaagtaagttCATTGTCCGACAGAAGCGACACTTCTGAGCCTGGTGGTTTAGCTGGCGAGGTCAGCGGAGAGGAATCGCCTGGTATTCTCAGTGACGATCAACCACCGGAAAGCCCCAGCGACAGTAATGAAACAGACGAAACCAACAAAAACTTTCCTTGGATGAAGGTGCTCGTACAGGTTtcgaattcttttaatttttattgctcCCATCAGAATTTCTGCCATCCATTTTGCCATCGCCGTCAAATGCGTGCCAGCAGTAGGTTGATCAAATCCGTTAGAAAGATTTACGGGGAGGAATTTGGAATACTTAATGGTACAGGTATGTTCGACATCGATACCGACAAAAAAGAGGAcggcaaaaaagagaaacgaagccGTAAGGTTTCCGAGCAAGCTAGCACCCAAGTATCACCCGTTAGAAGGAAAGATAGCGTAGGACGAAAGTACAAGTAAGTGTTCGTTTTTACATTGTAACTGTAAAATAGATATTGCTCCCGTTTTACgagtaaaataaatacgaatcgtTTTAAGAATCGACAAGAATTTGGACGGATCTCAGTCGGGTCGATTGTATCAAAGGGACTCTTCGAAGGACCTAGCGGATCAAGACTCTGGAGATAAAGGGAAGGAGTCATCGAAGAATTCAAAGGCAAAAGGGGATTCCGAAGCTGAGGCCCCAGCGATTCTGAAATACATTAAGACACAAGTAAAAAATGCTTTCCACGCCCCTATAGCGACTCTGGTGAAAGGTGCGGTTGTGATGACCGAAGATCTATTTGTCGACGTTCTACCTGTAGCCTGGGAACTCCTTTTGGAATCCAATCAAGAAGTAGCGGCTTCCGCAGCGTCCCTTTTTATAGTAGCGGCTGTGCGAGCACCGAATCAGGCTAGCGAAATAATGAACAATGGCCTTCAACATAGTAATTCGTCGGTGCGAATAAATGCTATCTTAAGATTTCAAGTTTTGTGGAAATTGCGTTATCAGGTTTGGCCCAGGATGGAAGAAGCGGCTCATATGACTTTTAAAGTTCCACCGCCTGGAATAGAATTCACTTTGCCATCTCCAAAAATTGGAATCGAATCTTTACCAGTTGTCGATCCACCTTGGATGCCTCAAGTTAAAACGAAGGTCGAAGAGGTCACAATCAATCAGGAGCGTCACGTAGGTCCACTGATATTAGCCAATCTGACGAGACgccttaaaatatttttccattccCATTGTatttatactcttttttttttttttgatataacaGAGATCATTGGTGACGGCGACTAAAACTCGAAAGAAACAACAGACcgagttaataaaaaaagcttTACAGGCGCAAGacgataagaagagagaggaaagagaaaattttctgaTAACAACGATTCCGATTACTGTTCAAGCAGCATACGAACCTAGTCCGGTGGGAGACGATCATGACGAAGGTATATTTATGgagtatatattgtataatactttaattaggcaatattatttttttttctccttatttttcGCGCACGTGCGAGAAAATATGTCTGAAATGAATATCGTATGTGATCACACGTATAAAAGTCGACGCGGATTTAGGTAACGTTGGAGACGAGGATGGTGCTGAGGCGATGCCCAGAAATACTCAGCATCATGGTCAATCAGCTTTGTCATTGTTTCCATCCTCTTTGTGTTCCGCTAtcgttcaaataataaatttactggACAACGCCGCCGTGTCCGACGATGGAAACGCTGTTTATGAAGTTGCGTACCAGGTATGACTTTACAAATCTCTAATAGTCATTCGTTCGTCGCCATCGACGTCCCGTGTTATTCCGGCGAAACATAATGACCGCATATCAAATTATTAGGTGATCTGGGGATGTCTTGTAGAAGATAGTGCGCTCTTCCTTCGTTACGTCTTGGAACGCCTTACAAGGGACAAGCAAGAATTGATGTTTAAAATTCTACGACATCTTATTAGATTTGTCCCAAAGTTACCGCAGCAAGCAGCGTTTGCTCTGTACAATTACATAATAGGGTATGTAATGTTCTACGTTCGTTCGCCTCACGAGGAAGGCCAGAAATTGATTGGCACTGCTCTGTCTATTTTATGGATGGTACGTTATCGTTTTTAATGtgagcgtgtgtgtgtgtaggcaGAGAGAGATTACGAAACACGCAAGCAAactattcttttatctctaaTTGTCCTAGGTCGTCCACAGTGTACACGGTATAATGTTCAAAGATTTAAAACAGATTCTTCGCAAAGAACAATGCGACGCTTCGATCTTGCTAACCGCAAACGTTCCTTCGGCAAAGAAGATTATTGTTCACGGTCCCCAGGATCCGGACGCTACTGGGATACCATCCCAATTTCCGGTACAGGAAGACACACAGTTTTGTCAGATACTTCGGGAATCGTTGGACTTTTTTGGAATCGAAGAACCCAAGCACAAAGAATACTTTCTTGTAGACTATAAAACAcgtaaagatatattattattaagtataatCATACTCGTATTAAATAACAGTTATCCATAATTTTCGGCGTCTTTAATAGTCTTTCATCTTACTAGATCAGATACACAATCCATCGTCCTACGTTCGagattattacttttttaaaagatctcAGTATCCGCAGATTGAATTGGTTCATATGAAACCAGAAGATGCATTTAATGCGCTTCAACGACAAGAGCTTGTTCACAAGTTCGTCGAAATTGGTAAAGTTCTATTGACATGGGCAATATTGAAGAACGTTGACATGGTCGTACAGAGAGTTGTATTTCTGCACGAGGAACTTATGAAATTACCGTCGTTTCCTAGAAAAGCTTTGGAAGCGGATTTGGATCTTTACAAAGGTGGTGAGATAGGCAGAGTGAGtacaatacatttttatagCAAACAACAAaacttgtatttttttgtttttgtttgattttcgCGTTATTACTTTTGCAGGAGCTTCTTGGATTAGACGTTATGCATAAGTTCATGTGGGTTAGACTGATAGCTAGGATGTTCGAGGCAATGGCTGGGAACTTTGCTTACTCCGGGGACATTCATTTGTTTCTGAACGTGTTAAATGGCGCCGTTATCCTTCATAGCGAGGATTCCTGCATTTTACGATACGTTATCGCCACCTACATAAATGCTGCgcataattttaaaaatatattttcaacgaatgGCTATCTCTTGATAATGCCAACGTTGCTACAATTGTACGCGACTCATCAAGCTAACAAATTGGTAACTACTACGGTAGAATACGCCGTTAAGCAGTTTTACTTGATGAACAGAAAGCCATTTATCCTTCAAATGTTTGGAAGTGTATCGACGATATTGGATACCGACGAGACAAGTGTCCATGGCGAAGCTCACAAAGTAATTCGTATTATTGTTACATCGTAAAATGCaatctttttgtatataacaatTAGTGATCGGAGATGATCGACGATTTCAAAGGTACCCTCGACGTGTCTGTTCAACCTGTTACTGAGTTTGGAAACGCCGTCGCCCGATCCTTTAAATATCGGAGAACTtgtcaaagaagaaaagcctTTAAAAGCCATCGACTTTTGTTACCACGACGAGAATGAAATGGTGACCGTTCTGGATTGCATATCACTCTGTGTCATGGTTATTGCTTACGCAGCCGACTCCATTCGGGGACAACAAATGCTCGTAAGGGAATACTCGGGTCGATAATATTTGAAGGAACTAACGTCTGACACAATgacgttattaaaatattgattaaatcgAAGcgtatcgatgaaaatatcttaattTTGTTTGCAGATAATACTAGAAGCAATATTACCATGTTACGTCCAACAAATCCAATCTCCCGCTTAcaacaaagaaggaaaaaccgaaaaagaaataatcaatcAATTGGCTATAGCGGTTAAGACGTTGGTTAATAATTCGGAGGCACTGACCAAGTAAGTACCACAAGTGTTAACACGGTAAGTATCTTATCACGAACTGCGATCCAATCGCGATATACAATACATCGTATTATTCTTCGATACGTAAACTCTCTGCTCTCAGGTATTACAATGGGCCACAGAAATCAAGTCCCGAACACAAGGGATCCAGCCAAAGAAATTATGGTAAAGGTCCTTACTCGCCAGGTGTAGATTTTGAGGACGAAACGCATCCCACGAAGCCTCCACCCCACATCGAACATTCCAAAGTGCGAAATTTCTACGATCGCGACGACGATGCCGAGAGTTctcataaaaatgaatttaggAGGCCGCGCGATACCTTACTCAATATGGTGGGCGAATTCGTTGCCCGTTCTTCCGTACGTTTGAccgaattgaataaaaaatctcaAGATGGTAAAACGATCGAGTTGCTTGACTCAAAATGTCACGTGGTACGTATAAAGCATATCCCGTATTTGACAAGttatcgaagaaattatttaaattgaaaaaatggtCGTAATTTAATGCCCCAACCAACTAACAAATCGAAACTTGTAGCGATTAGCCGATATTGCCCATAGCCTTTTAAAAATTGCCCCTTACGATCCTGGCACAATGGGATGCCGTGGTTTGAGAAGATACATGAACGACGTGTTACCGTCCACCGAATGGTCCAACGACGACATGAGACCGGCTTTGACAATTATTTTACGTAGACTCGATAAAACTTTCAGCAAGATACATAAAAAGGCGTCGATCAGACGAAATACCGACTGGACCGCAGCCAGCGATCTTTTGAAAGGCGTCTATGAGACTCTCGCGAGGTGCCCCTACATAGCACACTTTCAATATTTGAAAACTCTACTGAGTACATGTCAGGTGGTACTAAAcgaattaataagaataatatttattgccgAAAGTATTACGAGTTATTATATGGGTATACATTTACAGTCTCTAATCATTGGCGACACTCCTGCCGAAGATGTTACCTCTGCCTCATCGGCCGCGCTAATGAGTAAAATACCCCCGCAATACTTCTGTTCGACGGTCTTACGTCTAATAGCGTTACACGTGATTTCTCTTGGCGAGGGTTACTCTTTGGAGAATGTTTGTAACGGCCAGGCTATGTTTTCCAATCAGACAAAGACGGAAAATATGCTGCTCAATCTATTGATACCATTATTCCTACGCGTTGGAACCGGACGAAAAGGTAAAACAATAATGCACGTGGGTATGTGTAGTCGTTTCCTGATTGGAACGAATTATAAAGAATACTCGTGGAACCCATTCGAACGATTATTTGAACGATTTTGCCTAGATGTTCCAAAATTGAGACAGACGGACATAAGTTTTGCATTAACAGCGGTACTGAATACCCTCTGGCCTCCGACTACGAAGACGATACCATTAACTGTTCAGACATTAAAAACCACTACGGATGCTAGACCTGGTAGTCTAACGTTCGCAGCGAGAGATTCGAAGACATTAACCAAAACGTCATTAACTTTGTATCAGGTTGCCTTCTTAGGTGAGCTAACAATACCGCGAGACACGATCACGGTTTC from Vespula pensylvanica isolate Volc-1 chromosome 13, ASM1446617v1, whole genome shotgun sequence includes the following:
- the LOC122633678 gene encoding protein unc-80 homolog isoform X8, giving the protein MERRRSINGSLNEHTLPIPVQMFLWRQLRPFIRMKLGKLHEASCTFCQHVPGHHEMKEACTSLEKVLVQNLHNDLTPSLSIILGAVPRWRLIQAALPYVLHATANLLHNRKDLQSLGAMETTLLYILHWILLDAAEECAESDVDSGNPFHYLFSIPTMTLFVYLFAPLCNYLKDIDFKTNLRLENGLKIWTAMYECRHPDTACFTAHCRVKPRVLWSRSFKFVQHHQMPDDVFVGGNSESPLSQSVGTTLTDQNNISQNVSQSVAKQDEESPWVSSPKDTVFPETIPEESSGAEDEHVVIFRLSSLSESDRGIDGVKEVSTIFADETSIFHVAMGRSTGSSKPTLTIEKVTAISGLDTCRQYYRKPSQKASADKEKEEKTSKTEKEAEKEKSTSKTSGQHHSSPSDTSGQTADHILEVDIRAATFLDVAVLRCLFVSQWQEEGVYWALQFLYHRLRRINEESSVQQMPRRRSNSLPIPKIEVSIYQSPESKKKDVSKDFIEIPEVRDVSLLAELPCLTCKGHDGESSHTRRASEKTKKRMKMADLKAFVETKILSKSEKALEKIGQEEHKMLFEQECHRSLDTGDDHLTRPTSTSSKIFEAKDVDHMKHPTNLIKGKSMPSLSCLINELTAGGYVGDTRIERKQGRFYSQSYTAPNPIITVTEHTPTPSPDYMKRQGSIDSQLDAIGMHGGRLDFERKPSLTRSQTDSNITYMSDEVPEAPGSGCYITKEGDIDYQVVLKAVNSIALRDNTCCTARVCESILNLVELLMDMGVMKQCLRDETMGSNAGSGTGMDKTESVRRQDSPVNEQDRRHDSDGRHKPTAHNLLMNCVIRVLKHLGCPHGCSEGIRGPHADFCRSQGQTILGKLHRASFKQFSKFLKTMIREQPISEILDFFHAYVGFCVDPTSLLSPLIIKYLIDQKRGSNKSPDAASQGGYATNFGAGMMGTGGSNVGTATSASHATGTTTATGTIAAVNASYSTGGYGVRGIEGQIMNCVFKTLVTRFVNSTKELKSQENIGVYCDLRQFMTYVKEAHGGIFRRVALSGILDSTDRPNKRCNSNVQTTRVIRHIHQSDLEEHADIGGDTCYTVDDRGTRKFLFKKRSTSSTCASLLETELNEENTKISQSPLGNLRKKQHVLTPRQSERNLGIGESCLGSGKIRKSTRFQIGGIVNWFRKEYGRTDSTDSHESSESPTDGSFVRQPSLHYYGHHRSTSRTSRGVGQTLQKARRRMEDQWNKIGFGKSKKKESLEEPPGSYFSRRNSMELGEASRESEFVVLKERRLVPRTAIYDGMLRFSFLLETCQPGSVPDHHLMAAILDLPYAPVVARACLILECAHLVHQCNKGHWPTWMKLNFPMFRPSVPINNRNASTALRRIHVLQRTAGKLFYQWAEAIGARLEELLIEDKQNIDQVIAMVSDENKQRDLIIEDEEEDFLDEASINCYGSQCPVALRLVACILLLEVTAFLRETYQTLPKSNKLLTKERPPPWERMYSREANRRWSVALSSMGHSQTSAQSLQSIAGDREVTAERKISFVLYEPDNESEGSSKSTVTIQGEEVPNVDKDKGKRAQAPQGRPFLLRRGTGGTTTGSFKKRSLKLRRGTKEGKDTECEAYTVKRADSIQSKRKVSSLSDRSDTSEPGGLAGEVSGEESPGILSDDQPPESPSDSNETDETNKNFPWMKVLVQVSNSFNFYCSHQNFCHPFCHRRQMRASSRLIKSVRKIYGEEFGILNGTGMFDIDTDKKEDGKKEKRSRKVSEQASTQVSPVRRKDSVGRKYKIDKNLDGSQSGRLYQRDSSKDLADQDSGDKGKESSKNSKAKGDSEAEAPAILKYIKTQVKNAFHAPIATLVKGAVVMTEDLFVDVLPVAWELLLESNQEVAASAASLFIVAAVRAPNQASEIMNNGLQHSNSSVRINAILRFQVLWKLRYQVWPRMEEAAHMTFKVPPPGIEFTLPSPKIGIESLPVVDPPWMPQVKTKVEEVTINQERHRSLVTATKTRKKQQTELIKKALQAQDDKKREERENFLITTIPITVQAAYEPSPVGDDHDEGNVGDEDGAEAMPRNTQHHGQSALSLFPSSLCSAIVQIINLLDNAAVSDDGNAVYEVAYQVIWGCLVEDSALFLRYVLERLTRDKQELMFKILRHLIRFVPKLPQQAAFALYNYIIGYVMFYVRSPHEEGQKLIGTALSILWMVVHSVHGIMFKDLKQILRKEQCDASILLTANVPSAKKIIVHGPQDPDATGIPSQFPVQEDTQFCQILRESLDFFGIEEPKHKEYFLVDYKTHQIHNPSSYVRDYYFFKRSQYPQIELVHMKPEDAFNALQRQELVHKFVEIGKVLLTWAILKNVDMVVQRVVFLHEELMKLPSFPRKALEADLDLYKGGEIGRELLGLDVMHKFMWVRLIARMFEAMAGNFAYSGDIHLFLNVLNGAVILHSEDSCILRYVIATYINAAHNFKNIFSTNGYLLIMPTLLQLYATHQANKLVTTTVEYAVKQFYLMNRKPFILQMFGSVSTILDTDETSVHGEAHKVPSTCLFNLLLSLETPSPDPLNIGELVKEEKPLKAIDFCYHDENEMVTVLDCISLCVMVIAYAADSIRGQQMLIILEAILPCYVQQIQSPAYNKEGKTEKEIINQLAIAVKTLVNNSEALTKYYNGPQKSSPEHKGSSQRNYGKGPYSPGVDFEDETHPTKPPPHIEHSKVRNFYDRDDDAESSHKNEFRRPRDTLLNMVGEFVARSSVRLTELNKKSQDGKTIELLDSKCHVRLADIAHSLLKIAPYDPGTMGCRGLRRYMNDVLPSTEWSNDDMRPALTIILRRLDKTFSKIHKKASIRRNTDWTAASDLLKGVYETLARCPYIAHFQYLKTLLSTCQSLIIGDTPAEDVTSASSAALMSKIPPQYFCSTVLRLIALHVISLGEGYSLENVCNGQAMFSNQTKTENMLLNLLIPLFLRVGTGRKDVPKLRQTDISFALTAVLNTLWPPTTKTIPLTVQTLKTTTDARPGSLTFAARDSKTLTKTSLTLYQVAFLALKIMTICFETELKIEWPKILRTMRLLNKRNEASIYLWNFIEFVVTHRTALYIQMLPFIVHKVGQTPISDHERTMHSIIREKINGNATTVPKSRGTLLTDLIHELKDLKEEIENRRFDELQPEPKRSVADMHVTEGQPRTQRPSLLIDLLSGDLGSRTHMNRTPAETPVSHSAVSQSIPHSTLQTGHSSSAIKMSAPTQIYTPSNGTQIARGSISSTSIGSSTLREANDMATGEFNGERQVPTGETVTSQLSPSSPNEDSSGESRPDRPRLQRSMGQSKRTFRLRKSRRSHVEMKQEQQDMSTNQSTVQTPSTPAMEPSVFSIPSDSSSIRSRRSLSVRQSDGDRGNNIDQQFHALQLQHHHHHHHHHLHPQMSDVSWDEDTSSTSGYRESYSMHLESVNNTRAQPPLASPDLNDMPSTSSTTTNYMAFDGSSPDCSINGSAGEKTMSQHSLLMVFPNQDEDTLI
- the LOC122633678 gene encoding protein unc-80 homolog isoform X2, giving the protein MERRRSINGSLNEHTLPIPVQMFLWRQLRPFIRMKLGKLHEASCTFCQHVPGHHEMKEACTSLEKVLVQNLHNDLTPSLSIILGAVPRWRLIQAALPYVLHATANLLHNRKDLQSLGAMETTLLYILHWILLDAAEECAESDVDSGNPFHYLFSIPTMTLFVYLFAPLCNYLKDIDFKTNLRLENGLKIWTAMYECRHPDTACFTAHCRVKPRVLWSRSFKFVQHHQMPDDVFVGGNSESPLSQSVGTTLTDQNNISQNVSQSVAKQDEESPWVSSPKDTVFPETIPEESSGAEDEHVVIFRLSSLSESDRGIDGVKEVSTIFADETSIFHVAMGRSTGSSKPTLTIEKVTAISGLDTCRQYYRKPSQKASADKEKEEKTSKTEKEAEKEKSTSKTSGQHHSSPSDTSGQTADHILEVDIRAATFLDVAVLRCLFVSQWQEEGVYWALQFLYHRLRRINEESSVQQMPRRRSNSLPIPKIEVSIYQSPESKKKDVSKDFIEIPEVRDVSLLAELPCLTCKGHDGESSHTRRASEKTKKRMKMADLKAFVETKILSKSEKALEKIGQEEHKMLFEQECHRSLDTGDDHLTRPTSTSSKIFEAKDVDHMKHPTNLIKGKSMPSLSCLINELTAGGYVGDTRIERKQGRFYSQSYTAPNPIITVTEHTPTPSPDYMKRQGSIDSQLDAIGMHGGRLDFERKPSLTRSQTDSNITYMSDEVPEAPGSGCYITKEGDIDYQVVLKAVNSIALRDNTCCTARVCESILNLVELLMDMGVMKQCLRDETMGSNAGSGTGMDKTESVRRQDSPVNEQDRRHDSDGRHKPTAHNLLMNCVIRVLKHLGCPHGCSEGIRGPHADFCRSQGQTILGKLHRASFKQFSKFLKTMIREQPISEILDFFHAYVGFCVDPTSLLSPLIIKYLIDQKRGSNKSPDAASQGGYATNFGAGMMGTGGSNVGTATSASHATGTTTATGTIAAVNASYSTGGYGVRGIEGQIMNCVFKTLVTRFVNSTKELKSQENIGVYCDLRQFMTYVKEAHGGIFRRVALSGILDSTDRPNKRCNSNVQTTRVIRHIHQSDLEEHADIGGDTCYTVDDRGTRKFLFKKRSTSSTCASLLETELNEENTKISQSPLGNLRKKQHVLTPRQSERNLGIGESCLGSGKIRKSTRFQIGGIVNWFRKEYGRTDSTDSHESSESPTDGSFVRQPSLHYYGHHRSTSRTSRGVGQTLQKARRRMEDQWNKIGFGKSKKKESLEEPPGSYFSRRNSMELGEASRESEFVVLKERRLVPRTAIYDGMLRFSFLLETCQPGSVPDHHLMAAILDLPYAPVVARACLILECAHLVHQCNKGHWPTWMKLNFPMFRPSVPINNRNASTALRRIHVLQRTAGKLFYQWAEAIGARLEELLIEDKQNIDQVIAMVSDENKQRDLIIEDEEEDFLDEASINCYGSQCPVALRLVACILLLEVTAFLRETYQTLPKSNKLLTKERPPPWERMYSREANRRWSVALSSMGHSQTSAQSLQSIAGDREVTAERKISFVLYEPDNESEGSSKSTVTIQGEEVPNVDKDKGKRAQAPQGRPFLLRRGTGGTTTGSFKKRSLKLRRGTKEGKDTECEAYTVKRADSIQSKRKVSSLSDRSDTSEPGGLAGEVSGEESPGILSDDQPPESPSDSNETDETNKNFPWMKVLVQVSNSFNFYCSHQNFCHPFCHRRQMRASSRLIKSVRKIYGEEFGILNGTGMFDIDTDKKEDGKKEKRSRKVSEQASTQVSPVRRKDSVGRKYKIDKNLDGSQSGRLYQRDSSKDLADQDSGDKGKESSKNSKAKGDSEAEAPAILKYIKTQVKNAFHAPIATLVKGAVVMTEDLFVDVLPVAWELLLESNQEVAASAASLFIVAAVRAPNQASEIMNNGLQHSNSSVRINAILRFQVLWKLRYQVWPRMEEAAHMTFKVPPPGIEFTLPSPKIGIESLPVVDPPWMPQVKTKVEEVTINQERHRSLVTATKTRKKQQTELIKKALQAQDDKKREERENFLITTIPITVQAAYEPSPVGDDHDEGNVGDEDGAEAMPRNTQHHGQSALSLFPSSLCSAIVQIINLLDNAAVSDDGNAVYEVAYQVIWGCLVEDSALFLRYVLERLTRDKQELMFKILRHLIRFVPKLPQQAAFALYNYIIGYVMFYVRSPHEEGQKLIGTALSILWMVVHSVHGIMFKDLKQILRKEQCDASILLTANVPSAKKIIVHGPQDPDATGIPSQFPVQEDTQFCQILRESLDFFGIEEPKHKEYFLVDYKTHQIHNPSSYVRDYYFFKRSQYPQIELVHMKPEDAFNALQRQELVHKFVEIGKVLLTWAILKNVDMVVQRVVFLHEELMKLPSFPRKALEADLDLYKGGEIGRELLGLDVMHKFMWVRLIARMFEAMAGNFAYSGDIHLFLNVLNGAVILHSEDSCILRYVIATYINAAHNFKNIFSTNGYLLIMPTLLQLYATHQANKLVTTTVEYAVKQFYLMNRKPFILQMFGSVSTILDTDETSVHGEAHKVPSTCLFNLLLSLETPSPDPLNIGELVKEEKPLKAIDFCYHDENEMVTVLDCISLCVMVIAYAADSIRGQQMLIILEAILPCYVQQIQSPAYNKEGKTEKEIINQLAIAVKTLVNNSEALTKYYNGPQKSSPEHKGSSQRNYGKGPYSPGVDFEDETHPTKPPPHIEHSKVRNFYDRDDDAESSHKNEFRRPRDTLLNMVGEFVARSSVRLTELNKKSQDGKTIELLDSKCHVRLADIAHSLLKIAPYDPGTMGCRGLRRYMNDVLPSTEWSNDDMRPALTIILRRLDKTFSKIHKKASIRRNTDWTAASDLLKGVYETLARCPYIAHFQYLKTLLSTCQSLIIGDTPAEDVTSASSAALMSKIPPQYFCSTVLRLIALHVISLGEGYSLENVCNGQAMFSNQTKTENMLLNLLIPLFLRVGTGRKDVPKLRQTDISFALTAVLNTLWPPTTKTIPLTVQTLKTTTDARPGSLTFAARDSKTLTKTSLTLYQVAFLALKIMTICFETELKIEWPKILRTMRLLNKRNEASIYLWNFIEFVVTHRTALYIQMLPFIVHKVGQTPISDHERTMHSIIREKINGNATTVPKSRGTLLTDLIHELKDLKEEIENRRFDELQPEPKRSVADMHVTEGQPRTQRPSLLIDLLSGDLGSRTHMNRTPAETPVSHSAVSQSIPHSTLQTGHSSSAIKMSAPTQIYTPSNGTQIARGSISSTSIGSSTLREANDMATGEFNGERQVPTDRSQPSSASDERNHVKPHPILLHQKAPKLRFVSSVEYRNSSGETVTSQLSPSSPNEDSSGESRPDRPRLQRSMGQSKRTFRLRKSRRSHVEMKQEQQDMSTNQSTVQTPSTPAMEPSVFSIPSDSSSIRSRRSLSVRQSDGDRGNNIDQQFHALQLQHHHHHHHHHLHPQMSDVSWDEDTSSTSGYRESYSMHLESVNNTRAQPPLASPDLNDMPSTSSTTTNYMAFDGSSPDCSINGSAGEKTMSQHSLLMVFPNQDEDTLI